The uncultured Fusobacterium sp. genome has a window encoding:
- a CDS encoding HU family DNA-binding protein, translated as MTKKDFAKILFETGAFPSKAEAERKVELFLATIENTLASGEELNFIGWGKFEVVERAERIGRNPKTGEEIKIEAKKTVKFKPGKTLVDKVN; from the coding sequence TATTTGAAACAGGAGCATTCCCATCTAAAGCTGAAGCTGAGAGAAAAGTTGAACTTTTCCTTGCAACTATAGAAAATACATTAGCAAGTGGTGAAGAATTAAACTTTATCGGTTGGGGAAAATTTGAAGTTGTTGAAAGAGCTGAAAGAATTGGAAGAAATCCAAAAACTGGAGAAGAAATTAAAATTGAAGCTAAGAAAACAGTTAAATTCAAACCAGGAAAAACTTTAGTTGATAAAGTTAACTAA